The Candidatus Goldiibacteriota bacterium genome includes the window CTTCTGCCTTTTTCATGGCGTCATATTTTTTCCATAATTCGTAGTTGTGCGCTTCAAGTTCGCCGGGCTTCATTAAAAGCGAAAGAATTTTTCTTGGCTCCCTGCCCTTGGCTCCTGTCAGCGCCCATTCAGAAGCAGGCCTGGGATTCAAAGGCTTCCTGCCGCTTTTAAGTTCTATGGTTTCCATCATCTGGCCTAAAAGCCCGTCCGTTAAAATCATGACCGGATTTCTGTATTTATCCGCCAGGTCAAACGCTTCAAAAGTAAAGTCGTACATTTCCTGTATGTTTGAAGGCGCCAGCGTTATCATTCTGAAATCGCCGTGCCCCGGTTTTACCGCCTGAAAATAATCACTCTGCGACGGCGCTATATTGCCAAGCCCGGGTCCGCCGCGCATTACATTTACCAGCACTCCGGGAAGTTCGCATCCCGCCATGTAAGAAATACCTTCCTGCATCAGCGACATCCCCGGCGAAGACGAAGTTGTCATCGCGCGGGCGCCGGCTGCTGACGCGCCAAACACAAGATTGATTGAAATTAATTCGCTTTCCGCCTGCATAAAAACACCGCCGGCTTCCGGCATGCGTTTTGACATGTATTCGGGAATCTCGTTCTGCGGAGTTATCGGATAGCCCGCGTAAAACTTACATCCCGCGTCCATAGCGCCTTCCGCTATTGCAATATTGCCTTT containing:
- the vorB gene encoding 3-methyl-2-oxobutanoate dehydrogenase subunit VorB, translated to MSGKILMKGNIAIAEGAMDAGCKFYAGYPITPQNEIPEYMSKRMPEAGGVFMQAESELISINLVFGASAAGARAMTTSSSPGMSLMQEGISYMAGCELPGVLVNVMRGGPGLGNIAPSQSDYFQAVKPGHGDFRMITLAPSNIQEMYDFTFEAFDLADKYRNPVMILTDGLLGQMMETIELKSGRKPLNPRPASEWALTGAKGREPRKILSLLMKPGELEAHNYELWKKYDAMKKAEVRYELTGAENGYDNLIVAFGSVARTSKGVIKESGNLKAALFRPISLWPFPYAELKEAAKKAKKVFVFEMNMGQMVEDVRLAVQDDSKVEFFGRPGGGLPSQEELLAFMKGKVK